GCGCTTCCCTCTTCCCTTCCTTCGATCGTATCCGGCATCAGGATCTCGATGGGCATCGGGTGGATGTGTCTTGTAGGTGCGGAGATCTTCGGTGCGGGAGGCGGAAAGTACGGTCTCGGAAAGAACCTGTGGACTTATTATAATCTCCACCAGATGCCGAGCGTGGTCGTGTACATGATTGTTTTGGGCCTTATCGGGCTCACGATCGACCTCGTCTTCAGGTATTTCGTAAACAGGCAGGCGCTCGGCTGGTCGGAGGAGGGTATCTGATGGCATCGGTTGACATCGAATCACTTTGCAGGGTCTTTACAAAAGAGGGCGATGAATCGGCGTCGGTCACGGCCCTCGACAATATCGATCTCCATATCGAGGACAAGGAGTTTGTCTGCCTTGTAGGACCTTCGGGCTGCGGCAAGACAACTCTGCTACGGATAATTGCAGGGCTTGACTTTCCCACTTCGGGCACCGTGGCAATCGACGGAAAACCTGTCGAAGGTCCGGGACCGGAGAGAGGTATGGTCTTTCAGGAGTATTCCCTCTTTCCGTGGCTTAGAATCGCGGACAACATCGGATTCGGCCTGACTATGAAGGGTGTTTCGAAGGCGGAGAAGCAGGAGAGGGTCGAGAAGTACCTTGATCTCGTCAATCTTGAGACATTCGGCCGGGCCTATCCCCACGAACTTTCCGGCGGAATGCGCCAGAGGGTTGCGATCGCGAGGGCGCTTGCAAACGACCCCGAGGTTCTGCTGATGGACGAGCCTTTCGGCGCTCTCGATGCGCAGACGAGGAATATGATGCAGAGGGAGCTTCTTGAGATCTGGGAGAAGACGCAGAAGACGATAGTATTTGTGACCCACAGTGTCGACGAGGCCGTCTTCCTTGCGGACAGGATCATCGTCCTCTCCCCCAGGCCGGGCAGGATCAGGGAGATAATCGACGTGGATCTGCCGAGAATCCGTGACAGAACGGACCAGAAATTCGCGAATCTCAGGCGTCATGTCCTCTCGCTTATGGAAGAAGAAAAGATCTGATCGAGAGGGGATAGTTAGGTTTATTAGTTTATATCCCCATTTTTTATAGCACATTCAAATAGCGAGGAGTTTTTTAATATGGTACGAAAACCCGCAAAAATGTACAGGGCCATCTCAAAAAGGGCGTATACAAGGCGAGAATATATGGGTGGTGTGCCCGGTTCAAAGGTCGTTCAGTTCGACATGGGCAACACGAAGGAACAGTTCCCTGTAGAAGTATCTATTCTTGCAGAGGAAGCATGCCAGATTCAGAACAAGGCTCTTGAAGCCGCACGTATGGGCGTCAACCGTAAGCTCCAGAAGGATATCGGAAGGATGAACTATCATTTCAAGCTCCGCACATTCCCTCACCAGGTTCTCCGCGAGAACAAGCAGGCAACCGGTGCAGGTGCGGACCGTGTATCCGAAGGAATGAGGATG
The window above is part of the Methanolacinia paynteri genome. Proteins encoded here:
- a CDS encoding 50S ribosomal protein L16 encodes the protein MVRKPAKMYRAISKRAYTRREYMGGVPGSKVVQFDMGNTKEQFPVEVSILAEEACQIQNKALEAARMGVNRKLQKDIGRMNYHFKLRTFPHQVLRENKQATGAGADRVSEGMRMAFGKAVGTAARVQPQQKVFTIYTSEAYAEKAKAALRSAGYKLPTPTRIVVEKSKSAQI
- a CDS encoding ABC transporter ATP-binding protein encodes the protein MASVDIESLCRVFTKEGDESASVTALDNIDLHIEDKEFVCLVGPSGCGKTTLLRIIAGLDFPTSGTVAIDGKPVEGPGPERGMVFQEYSLFPWLRIADNIGFGLTMKGVSKAEKQERVEKYLDLVNLETFGRAYPHELSGGMRQRVAIARALANDPEVLLMDEPFGALDAQTRNMMQRELLEIWEKTQKTIVFVTHSVDEAVFLADRIIVLSPRPGRIREIIDVDLPRIRDRTDQKFANLRRHVLSLMEEEKI